The region CTATGGCTAAAACAAACTCAAATAAAAGcaattaatgaaaattattaaataaaataaaccggttgcaaaagcaacaatatataataattaaaactaaaatattaaaatcaaaattaaattattttttataaaaagtagcAAGTCATATAAATAGCactcatataaataatattatcctataattatttaaatgtgaAAGTAtacaattcaaacatttattgTAGTTAATTGGTGatagtaatttataaattaattttataaatgataacTACAGATTACTTTGAGTTTGTGTTTCCTTTGTTTTTAATTCCATATGATCTACTTTCAGTGTTTGATTATAGATTTTGATCAGTTTGATTAGTTAGATGTTTGCTTTTAATGATTACGAGTTTcggttattttatttgtttgtctGATCAATTTGGTCGTTACTTTGATGCTTAATTGATTTCGTAATCTCATAGATTGATGCTTTTCTTCTGCCATGGTGTCCTTTAAGACATTGGTGTGTTTTAGctaatattacaataataataaactaaatcTATACTATcaatctatttttattattttatatttaatagtaaaaataattataaatatatagaaaaatatgaaatttaatagaaatataattctaataaaaaaattaaatgcttaattatatcataatttatcGATATAAAAATTTCAGTGTTTCAGTTATAACAATGATGTGAAGCAAAAACAGAACGCGCactaagtttttattttttatataagaaAACATCCCTAATATTAATTGATACTCTAACATACCAAAATATGGTTTTTGTTGAATTATTAATAATACCATTTACTATGAGATTTTTATAAACAAactatcataatttataaaaaaataaaatattatttaataaatctaATCACATACtgtaatttatatttgaatatgtttttttaataacaatctataataaatttaatcacatactgcaatttatatttgaataactttttttaataattttttaataataatttttaatataaataagggtcatataaatattttaattaacattaatacATACAACGGGTCAGATAAATGTGGCTTACGTGCGTTTGacgtaataataataatttaatatataacatGTCATATTAATGTGGTAATTTCCCAAAATACATGTTTTggtattttatttacaactttacattgcaagttttgacttttcttttctgactttttcatttactaaaaatacctttttttttattttaatttcataaataccttttcggttttcaattttggttttcggttttttcggttggtcgaccgaaccgaccgaaccgaccggcaatttttttatatagtgtaagattagtgtatatatagtgttaatttttattttttatagattttttttctagaattttttttattttttatagtgtaacagtagtgtatatatagtgtttttatggtgtttatatagtgtaaaattagtgtatatatagtgtataagtagtgtataagtagtgtataagcagtgtataagtagtgtatttatggcattttgtagtgttttttgtggtttaaccatgaaacactgcaaatacaccataaacaccataaacactgtaaatgcaccataaatatactaaaaacggcagaaatacaccattaatacaccaaaaatacactaaaacgttaatatattataaaattattacaaatgcaccataaatcaatattttctttataaaatcagtagcaatacacaaatctatgaataagagaagacaaaataaataattatatgaataagagaacaattttataaataaaaaattataaatctacaataatttatttacaaaatatttaaatcattaaaaaaacctaaaaaattacacaaatctataaaaacgagtcgagaaatccatagcgtgaacggaaaagacgaacggactagcgcgaacggaaaagacgaagggaaaaacgaccggaaacgacgagaaatccatcggaagtagacgaacggaagcgcgatcggaaagacgaacggaaaagtaatcggaggagataaactgaaaatcaaatgaaaaagaaaaaaaaaagagagaagaagagagaaaaaaaggtggctatgtaaaagtttaacctaaaataagataagacttctttatatagtgggtatctttggtaaataaattagcttattaggtaatgtaggataagaggaaaagattggtcaaaatggtgtaaatactttacccaaaacaggtatttggaaaataatccccATATTAATATCACGAATGTGATATAATTTCCATTTAAATGAAAAtagtttataataatttatctagaaataaagtattatatttaatattaaatttaaatttaaataacgggtcacttaaatatcgctcacgtgcgtagcacgtgacGAAACGCTAGTAACTATCTATAACTATTCTATAAGTGTGAAGGGGgagggggacaggcaaaattacgatattagagtcgatataaattaataattacaatataaacaattaattaagagtttaacTCTCTAAGAGTTTAACTCTGATAGGGAAAAGAACATAAACTCTCTAAGAGTTTAACTCTGATAGGGAAaagaacataaaattaaataggaGTCTAATTTTAATATCAGTTTAGAGTTTAATTTCCGTAACTAactatacaaaataataatataaatacttAAGGTAATAGGTTTCTTATTAATTAATGCTAAATTTCATTATCAAATTAGGACAAAACTCTAAAATATTGTTGGCAGCTGCTTTATGCTCAGTTGAACgaattagggctaaattagaaGTTTTATTACTATTAAAGAAAAAGCTAATAAAAGTTAACTAAGAATTAAAGTACTATAAGGAAGACAATTAAAAAAACGGAACAGAacatataatataaaacaaaataattaaatgtgcAAGATTTAATTGTAACAAAAGTTTAATTAGGATAGGAGAtctagaaaataaatttttaaattataatataaaacaaaataattaaatgtgcAAGATTTAATTGTAACAAAAGTTTAATTAGGATAGAAGATATAGAAGATTTCAAATTGTAAACataatagtaatttaaaaatattaaactatacttaaaaatttaaaagtatataagAGATAGTcttcattaatttaaaaaatattaaaagataattaaaactaaaaagtaTATGAGTTTCAGTTATATAAGAAGTGCACTAAAAGTACATGAGGTTGATTTATATAATGAGTGCTTtaccatttaaatttaaattgtggaGTCGTTTAAACAGAGCTTGGTTGCAaggttagtttttttaattgtttatagtttaaattttcggatatttaattttgaatagatcgtttttttttttagtaaatctGTGTTTATTTAGTTTGTTTGATTCAATGTTGAGTAATTTTCGTGAGAAAGTTGTTGATTTAGATTAAGCACACCATGAATAGGGCTATCACCAGCACCTTTCTTCACCTTTAAATTAAGTTCTAATAATGGTTGTCTATATAAGTATGACGCATTGACGATGGTTATTTGCAAAATAGTTAGAGCCATGCgagataaataaatattgagcaccatccaaaatttcaaaaccaattcaataaaagaaataattgaAAGCTAATGATGGTTCTAATCCTAATAAGCCACTACTAATGGCTATTAAAGCTCAATTTTGTGATGCttttttttaagataaatttTTCCCATTTTCGGTTATTAGTTTATATGATAATTGTTTGTTGTGGATGAATAAACCAGTGTGGATAATTTTTTTCGTCTTTATATGTTTagaaacatatattataaatatacatgaTAAAAGTTTGAGctttttgatttgaaaattcaATTGGTATACAAATTTAATAGTTGGATTTTTCATTTatcgataaaaatatatttaaaatctaTATTAGTAAAAGATCAACACATTAATTAGAACTcaaaaatatgttaaaaaatatacttattcaATATATAACGAGATACTATGtgagtaaaattattttagcttagataaaaaaaattcattaattactaaatttttgtgaataataataaattaatatcatatAGGGGTCGTATAAATATCGCGAATGtgatatattttcaatttaaatgaaataaattttaataatttatttaaaaaaggtattatatttaattttttaattaatctaaataacgggtcatataggtATCGCTCACGTGTGTAGCGTGCGGCTAAAAACTAATGTATAAAATTACCATTTACGTgctataatttcaatttaaataaaattaatgtaaaattaattataaatagttattcatatttaaattacataaaaaaatattgtcaaatactataatttaaaattttataaatataattatatttaataatttttatatctaacgggtcatataaatatcgctcacgtgcgtagcacgtggcgaaaaactagtaactattctataagtgtgaaggggggacaggcaaaattacgatattagccttcaaaaattaaaaaaattacgaagttttctttttataaaaagaaaataaaaagttgagTACAattataattctaataattatcaGTAAAACTCGATATGAAAAAAGTAACAAATCAATTACTAATTTCTGATGATTAAAAAAACCTAATAATTCTCTAACGATCTACTGTCCTATTAGAATTCATCCAAAACAAAAAAGCTCATTAATTGTTAGTATCAGAGTTCACTACCAACTCTTACACATAGGGTTTGCATGGTTGGCAATAGTTacgtaaaataaaaagaaataaaagagacacaaaaaaaatttaaaaacattgtaGAGGAATGAAGTCAGATAagtgtttcttaactttttaaatttccGTTAGTTACACCTCAGTTAAATACAAATACTTAAAAACATTGTAGAGGAATGAAGTCAGATAAgtgtttcttaaatttttaaatttccgTTAGTTACACCTCAGTTAAAAACAAATACTACGAAGTTAAAAAGGACTCTTATATGGATAcgaacaattaatttttttaataaaaataatttaaataaaataatacaaattaaataaaaatctaactTCAATAAAGAAAACAAGTTTAGTTAGAATTCTTACAAATTAGATAGTACttcaattaaaaacaaatacatttaatttataagctatAAAATCTACGTCTTGAAAAACTACCGCTCACTCAATTGGTTTAACATTAATTAGTTTACtttgtattatttgtattaTATTCAATTCAATTATGTGATGTTTTTTTCATTTACTTAATTAAATCGTAATCATAGAAATTGAGGtgaaattgatgtttttatttctGTAGAGATGAGTAGGAGATTTCTCCCTCGCCTTTATTTTCTACGTATGCGAACGGTCAAGGCGAGCGCAAGGTCCATTTCCAATGGAATTGTAGTATTATCCAACCTTTTTAATGTGAGTTgatgattttgattttatttgctTGCTTTCTTTGTAGACGGGTTGATTTGTATTGTTAAATATcttgatttttaatatatagattaattatttttgacgGGTCATTGTAATTTATATATActggaaattttttatttgttttaagaacCGTAAACTACTGTTACAACTGATGCAATTGTTCTTTTAgaattaaattgttgaaaatagAACATGTATTTAAACAATGTTTATTGTGGATATGCATAAGTGTTTAGGGAAGAAAAAGCAAGGAAGTGGCgcaaaattttgaattgaaaggCATTAGGATGATTGCAAGGCAAATATGATATGAGCATGTGATTTGCATAACAtgttaaaaaagtaaataaacgtgttttattttttttaatgaaaatataaaaataaatagaaatataattttaatgtaCAAGAGTTTAACTCTAATAGAGATTTAATTGCAGCAGGATAagacaaataaaagtttaatgtcaaattgattaaataaattaaaaaaaatataatttatcaatAATCTTTGCTAAAATTAGAATGACTAGCAGTCTAgaaaacttaaattaatatagctattcttataataaatgaagaaaataattaaaatttcaaatcctatatttttttatttctgtaTTGATTCCAACTCTTATACTGCCAAACAGATACATTAATCGATATTATACTTTGTGATGAGTTAAACTTATTTACATAATTATCCACAAgctcttattttaaatttattacaatttcaatttaaataaaataattttaataattttttgaaaattaaaatattttatttattaataatatttaatatacatAATGGGTCATATAAATGTCCCATGTGCGTAGCATGTGGTAAAACGCTACAATTTACTAACAACTAAACTattctatttaatattttaattattattaaatatataacgggtcatattaatatcgctcacgtgcgtagcacgtggtgaaaaactagtactatatataaaagcacggagggggcggggggacaggcaaatttactgaataatcctttttagtttaatactaaataaaagttttatagtcattaactaattagttatttaattaatcactattgtaattaaagttctaattagaataagtagctaaattatctccaatttagtttttatttttagtatgtaaaaaataactaaattgtctccaaattagtagaaatacctatcttttagtttgattgaactacaaaattaaaatactgtatttggtcaatatattattatttaaatttctatcttattatttttaaagatattattaataaaattaagttaattatttaattatgtttattataaaaccaaagaAGAcaaaattcagtatggaaaaaaatttaataaccgaatatattatatttatttttacaaaaattcttaactaatttgatattaattataaataaaaaattaatataattataataaatttactacgttacgagccacgtgcatagcacgtaatgcgaaactagttatttTAGAAGTCTCAAAGAGGAACGATGATCTATCACATATCAATGCAACTCTCCAATCCCTTTCTACTTTTACCATCTGTAGCTTCTTATCTGTGTCTATGGGCATGCGAGAGAACATCATTATTAGGGCATGGGAAACGGCATCTCATGGATACACATCCAATGAAGTTAACAGGCAATCATGGAGCTGGGCGGCTCAAGATTCAAAAGCTGGATCAATCAAAATGGTGCAACTACAATCATTTACCATAGGTTATGTATACGATTGGGTTTTGTGGTTTTCCATATGGACTTTCCAACTTCTCATCTATATGTTCCCCCGCTCCTATTTACGACACTATCACTAGCGGTTCCTGTTCATCTACTCTTCAACAATAATAAGAATTTGCATAACCCGTCCTATAATCTCAACACTACTCCTATGAGAAACAACACTACTCCTATGAGAAACAACACTATAACCACTATAAATTCCTAGATTGCAGACAACCCCAACACCCCCCTAGCTAGTTGTCTCAGCAGACCATCAACACTCGTAGTGTATCAGCTGGCCGGAATTGGAGTACACGTACCACAACCTCTGCCAGAGTTAAGACCGGGACCATTAAGCCTAGAAGAAACCAGAAATATAGCAACTCAACGAACACTAATGTTTAAGGGAAAGAGGATCAAAATCTAGAAGAAGTCCCGACAACAAAGGACAAACATGCGCATAAATGAGATGACCCAAAAGAGAAGAATTAGGAGGTGAATAAAGGGAAGTCCACCCTCGAGGGACATGGAACTACCTCTGCTGATATGGTTCGAACCATGAATACTTTGAAAGGGGAGAGCTTTAAAGCAGCTGGCCAACACTAGACATCAGCGCATAAAGTAATATAAACTGACAAACAACAATAGGCTACCACCACACACCCCTCTTATGCTCAGGTTGCAGGGTATGCTGGCGGAGATCATCCAAAGAACTACGCAAATGAGGATAACTAAACCAACGCTAGCTTTGAAAtgtcggatattaaactccctgggtcactgAACTATGGCCATGTTACAGAAAGGTCACTGAACGGACTTTTATTACAAACGTGTCACTGGATTGAGTTAAATGTTTCAACGGGATGTCACTTCAACAAAACGCACCGTTTTGGCTCTGAAACGAGGCCGTTTCATGCTAAGTTGGCACGCCGGATTTTGGCTACAAATCTCTCCCTTCCATGTCAGCAACTTAATGGCCACATCAGCCACACGTGgaacagtaaaaaaaaaaccctTAAGAAATTGAAAACATCGATTTCTCTTTTCTCCATTTCTGATTGCAAACCCTAAATTGACTCTTCACTCTCTGTTTTTCCTCGCTTACTCCCTTCACAGTTTAGAAACCCTAACTAAATTCATCAGTTCCTCGTAAATTGGTTGGTTTTTCATTTATTCTGAAGTTGAAACCCTAGAATCAATTTTTTGCCTTGCCAACAGTTGAAGCCCTAAAATCGAAAACGAAGAGAAGATGAACCGCGATTGGAGACCTCGTTGGGCTGGAGATCCTGCTCCAACTTATTGTAAGATGTTACTCATTCTCATACTCTATGTAATTTCTTGAATGTTTGTAAttttgatacatatttttaGTAATATCTTCACTATCTGAGTCACATTGTTTATGTGCTGTTAAGTTTTCATCATGAACACTATGTAAGTCatgtaattaatttagttatttattttcattttgtgGCAGCTTCTGAGTCTAAAAACTTTAGTATTCGGATGCACAAAATTGTAGTGGGACCTGTAATTGGGTATGATCATAAGATATTGGGGTATATTGATGATTGTAATGCTCTGAACGTAACATTGCCTGAGTTGGTTTGTATGGCTGTGAGTTTAGGTTTAGGTGCGGATGCAGACAGGTATAAATTGTTTCATGTTTGTGATGAACAATTTGTTAAATTAATCCCACTCCGGAATGAAAGAGATGTTCTGAAGATGGCACTAAGTGTAGATTCAGAAAAAATGATAGATGTTCATGCATGTTTGCAAGTTGGTGTGAATTTATATGAGGGTAGTGATGTAGGGGAGAATCAGAATGATTATCATGATGCTTTCATTTATCCTGCTCCTGGTGGCAATGCTGGCGTGGGAGAGGATCCTGATGGCAATGCTGATGTTGGTGACAATGAAGCTGCAGATGGTCCTGGTCAGGGTGAAGATGCTACTGAAGGTAATGAGGACAATCAGTTGGAGGAAAGTGATCTAGAAGATTCAGACTACAGTGATGACCACAGTCTAGATCAAGATGGGGATTTGCAGGCTGCTGATCTTGGAGTTGCTGACACAGAAACCAATGCAAATACTGAGGGTGGGGCCAATGCTCCTATTGGAGATGAAGAAGACTCATATCTTGCAGAGTCAAATGAGCTTTATTCATGTTCATAGGGTGATTCTGATGCAGAGGTAGATAAACCTAGGTTTTGTGAGTTCAATGAGGAAAACATGGATGATCCTGAGTTTAGTACAGGTATGAAATTCAGaagttttgatcaatttaaggaAGCAGTGAGAAATTTTGGGATTAAGCATCGCTATGTTATGAAGTTTAGGCCTAATGATAAGAAAAGATGCAAAGCCTATTGCAAAAAAGGATGTCCCTTCAAAATATGGGCATCTAAAATGAACAAGGACAATCTGACAGTGCAAATCAAATCTGCAGTGTTGAAGCATGAATGCAGCAGGGATCATAACATCAGGCATGTTAATCCCAAGTGGATTGCGCAGAAGTACATCGAGCAATTCAGGGCTGATCCAAATTGGTGTTTAAGTGGAATAATTCAAGCAGTAAAGTCCAACCAGAAGGCTAGTATTGGAAGAGTATGTGCTCTTAGGGCTAAACACATAGCTCTCCTCAAGCTAAATGGTGATGAAGCTGAACAAATGAAGATGTTGAATGACTACAGGCTTGAACTTGTGAGGACACATCCTAATTCAACTGTGTTGTTCAAAAGGAGTTTAGGTGTTTTCAAGGGGATGTATGTGTGTTTAGCACCTCTCAGGGATGGTTTCATGGCTGGTTGTAGGAGGGTTATATCAATAGACGGATGCTGGCTTAAAGGGCTGTATGGAGGTCAGTTACTAGCTGCTGTAGGAATTGATGCGAATGATTGCACGTACCCGGTTGCTTGGTGTGTAGTGGACAGTGAGACAAAGGAAAATTGGATGTGGTTCCTCTCCCTATTGGCTGATGATTTACCAATCAACAATAGCTATGGCTGGTGCTTTATGAGCGACAGACAGAAGGTAACATTTAAGTCTGTTTTACActggttttataaactgttaacCTGACTATGTTATAAACTGTTAGTGCTTATTTTTGACTTGGCAATGTTATAAACTGTATGCATTGTAATTATTAGTAACTGTAGATTGTAATAACTTAGGTTTAAGTTTGTTTTAGCTTAACTGGTGTGTGCATTGAATTGTTTTTCCTGAAATTTGTATATAGGGACTTATACCTGCTATTGAGACCTTGTTTCCCCATGCTGAGCATAGGTTCTGTGTTAGGCACATCTTATGCAATTTTAGGAAAAGTTATAAGGGAAAGGCCCTTAAGGACCTTCTGTGGGCATGTGCTAGAGCTCCTTATAGTCAGGGTTTTGATAAATGTATGGAGGCTGTTGGAGATATCTCCAAAGGTGCCAAGGCCTATCTAAAGAGGATCACACAAGGGAAGTGGACTAGGTCAACATTCGATACCCGGTTCAAGTGTGATATGTTGTTAAACAACTTATGTGAGAGTTTTAATCATGTCATTTTGGAAGCTAAGACTAAAGGGATTATCATAATGAATGAAATGATTAGAACTAAACTAATGGTCAGAATTCAGAAGAAGAGGGATGCCATGCGTAGGTTAGATAGTGTATTTTGCCCTAAGCCACTGAAAAAGCTAGAAAGAGGAAGGCAGATGAGTTGGTTTTACAAGGCTGTCTGGTCAGGAGGGAAAACATATCAAGTATTTGGGTTTGATGGACAGTTTGTGGTTGATAAAGGGGAGTTTACCTGTTCATGTAGGAGGTGGCAGCTGACAGGCATACCCTGTCATCATGCAATTGCTGCAATGAATGAAAATAATGAGGACCCTCAAAAGTTTATGGATGACTGCTATAGGATTTCTACTTATCTGGATACCTATTCACATCTGCTCAATCCAACAAATGGCAAAGAACTATGGCCTAAAAGTAATGATCCACCAGTTATACCCCCCCCCCACCAGTCAATTTCAGAAGGGGCAGAAAACAGTTGTTAAGAAGAAAGGAAGATGATGAGCTAGAGAGGCCCAGAAATAGTGGAATAGTGAATGGAAAAGTCACAAGAAGAGGTACCATATCAAAGTGTTCTCACTGTGGTAAGAGAGGGCACAACAAGAGAATGCATGAAAAGGAAGCTGGAGCTGCTCCTGTAAGTgaagttaaaattatttaaatgctttaaataattataatgccTCAAATTGTTAACCTTAATTAACTTACATTTTGCAGGGCACCAGTAGAATGCCTCTTGGACCAAATGCTTCTACAAATGTCATGCCTGAGGAAGATCCTGCACTGAGTGAGGAGATGCCTCAGGAACCTGCTGGACTGAGTGAAGAGATGCCTCCACCAGTTGGTACTCAGGATGAAATGCCTCCACCTTTTGGTACTCAAGAAGACCCTCCTCCACCAGTTGCTACACAAGAAGACCCTCCTCCACCGGTTGCCACACAAGAAGATCAAGAACATGTTCCTCCACCTGCAAAGGTAAACTGTTTTACAATTGTGTTGTGCTCAACTGTTTGATATAACCTGTAAACTGTGTTGTAAACTGTGATGTTGCGTTGCTGTAAACTGTGCTGTAAACTGTGTTGTAAACTGTGCTATAAACTATGCTATAAACTGTGCTGTAAACTGTGCTGTGAGTTTTGCTTAAAACTGTGTTGTGCTGTAAACTGTGCTGTAAGTTTTGCTTAAAACTGTGTTGTGCTGTAAACTGTGTTGTGCTGTAAATTGAGTTGCTGTAAATATGTGGTGTGCATGTAAGTGTGTACAATTGTTGTAAACTGTGTTGTGTTGCTGTAAATGTGTTGTGCAGAATCCCACACCCAGTGAGGATTTGGTGGGTCAGAAAACAAGGAGGCTGGTGGACATTACTGGACCTCCAGCTAAGGGTGTGGACATTAATAgcattatgaaaaaatttacTGCACCTCGAGCAGCTCCATCTAGATCTGGATTACCCAAATCTTCAGCTCCAACTCCAACTCAGACCCGTGTCCTAGAATCAGCAAGTGTGAGGAAAGTTGGCAAGCCAAAGCTAGGAAGACCAACTGCTTCTGCAAGACCCAGATCTGCAACTACAGGAACTCAGGCAACTGTGCAGCCAATTCAAACTACTCCTGGGAGAACCAAGTCTCAAGCTAAAAGGACTAAGGAAACTGTGCAGCAACAGACAGTTTCAGCTAGCCTCACCACATCCACAAGTCTGCAACCACAGCTGCCAATGCCTGCTAAGCTTCCGGTTAAAAGAATGCTGGATTTGAAGCTTAAGGAAGCAGCATCAAGCAGCAAGGACCCTAAGCCACCATCTTCAAAACCTGTTGTTAGACCTAAGGCTCCAACTGCATCCACAACTTCTAGTGCTCAGAAAGTCCCACCCTCAGCAACAAAGAAGAGGAAGATATGGGTTCCTCCGGGTCAAACCTCAAACAAAGAGCTTTGAAGATAAGAAGGGAGACAGTTTTTGGTGGAAGTGTGTGGGGCATCAAGTATTGtaatttattatgttattttgtTACAATGGGGGGACCATTGTTGGGTTTGAGAATATTAAACTCTTCTTTTTGACAAGTTGGTGGTGCATTATTGCATTCTATGTACCCCACAACTTCCTTATTTACAATGTGCTGTTTAGGTTGGTGTATGTAGGGTGAATATTAAGTGGTGtaaattttggcaatttaatataTGCAGCACCTATTATTATGACTATTATTGCAATCTCTGTCTTTGTCTGTATTCAGCAGTTTATTCTTAGCTTATGCAGATAACTTGtgccaaattttatataaaaaaagttaaattcatGATTAACACAACCATTTCAATTTAACAACATAATTGAGTAACATTGAATCTAATTTAAACAACAAACTATTACACCATATTCAACCATATCAAAGTTGTATTACAGAGACATTGCAAACACTACAATCTAAACTAATTTTTGCTCCATCTTCCTAGAAAAAATGCAAAAACTATCACAACTACATATTTTACATAAGTCCATTTCGATGTCTTCTTGTAATTATCCACAG is a window of Mercurialis annua linkage group LG2, ddMerAnnu1.2, whole genome shotgun sequence DNA encoding:
- the LOC126667453 gene encoding uncharacterized protein LOC126667453, translated to MDDPEFSTGMKFRSFDQFKEAVRNFGIKHRYVMKFRPNDKKRCKAYCKKGCPFKIWASKMNKDNLTVQIKSAVLKHECSRDHNIRHVNPKWIAQKYIEQFRADPNWCLSGIIQAVKSNQKASIGRVCALRAKHIALLKLNGDEAEQMKMLNDYRLELVRTHPNSTVLFKRSLGVFKGMYVCLAPLRDGFMAGCRRVISIDGCWLKGLYGGQLLAAVGIDANDCTYPVAWCVVDSETKENWMWFLSLLADDLPINNSYGWCFMSDRQKGLIPAIETLFPHAEHRFCVRHILCNFRKSYKGKALKDLLWACARAPYSQGFDKCMEAVGDISKGAKAYLKRITQGKWTRSTFDTRFKCDMLLNNLCESFNHVILEAKTKGIIIMNEMIRTKLMVRIQKKRDAMRRLDSVFCPKPLKKLERGRQMSWFYKAVWSGGKTYQVFGFDGQFVVDKGEFTCSCRRWQLTGIPCHHAIAAMNENNEDPQKFMDDCYRISTYLDTYSHLLNPTNGKELWPKSNDPPVIPPPHQSISEGAENSC
- the LOC126667454 gene encoding uncharacterized protein LOC126667454, with the translated sequence MHEKEAGAAPGTSRMPLGPNASTNVMPEEDPALSEEMPQEPAGLSEEMPPPVGTQDEMPPPFGTQEDPPPPVATQEDPPPPVATQEDQEHVPPPAKNPTPSEDLVGQKTRRLVDITGPPAKGVDINSIMKKFTAPRAAPSRSGLPKSSAPTPTQTRVLESASVRKVGKPKLGRPTASARPRSATTGTQATVQPIQTTPGRTKSQAKRTKETVQQQTVSASLTTSTSLQPQLPMPAKLPVKRMLDLKLKEAASSSKDPKPPSSKPVVRPKAPTASTTSSAQKVPPSATKKRKIWVPPGQTSNKEL